One Cydia pomonella isolate Wapato2018A chromosome 15, ilCydPomo1, whole genome shotgun sequence DNA window includes the following coding sequences:
- the LOC133526004 gene encoding uncharacterized protein LOC133526004 has protein sequence MEQTPAGRTRAALAEIPLRLDRLRVSPPPAGPPGTAGAPPVTITGALPGTLAGAPGARAAPGTRTPLAPRTAPLQPLANTRLTPNARERSPALPSGYLSPAASPDELLIQQRGRKRLPVTWSPDIDLKRQSFQSTVRTPPRALPARASPPRALPARASPPRPGVTLRSTPRKRLILDERIPLTPEKIDFSDISTPQKFKITSPIKGTPPIKRPRIEKTQEADFKSPIDMALKGLSPTQLINVIKTITYKHPEIEKEIRMEIPVPDLAPLEERLSYLKCNIFKSLPSSRLTSKTDSPAYSRVATHLGAFKKCVIEQGKTLVESQHWNSVMDYVFLAWSYVRATPVWDHQPHNAARKQCFKALINFCMSALKKATFDREFLVDVQDKLQGMISDAEEIQSCLKHVQGQLQVF, from the exons ATGGAGCAGACGCCGGCCGGCCGCACGCGCGCCGCCCTGGCCGAGATCCCGCTGCGCCTGGACCGCCTGCGCGTgtcgccgccgcccgccggcCCGCCCGGGACCGCCGGCGCCCCGCCCGTTACCATCACCGGCGCCCTGCCCGGGACCCTCGCCGGCGCCCcgggcgcccgcgccgcgcccggcACCCGGACCCCACTGGCGCCCCGCACGGCGCCCCTGCAGCCGCTGGCTAACACAAGGTTGACGCCGAATGCAAGGGAGCGCTCGCCGGCGCTGCCGTCTGGGTACCTCAGCCCGGCGGCTTCGCCTGATGAGTTGCTGATACAACAACGAG GTCGCAAGCGTCTCCCGGTGACGTGGTCCCCCGACATCGACCTGAAGCGCCAGTCCTTCCAGTCGACGGTGCGCACGCCGCCGCGCGCCCTCCCCGCGCGCGCGTCCCCGCCCCGCGCCCTCCCCGCGCGCGCGTCCCCGCCCCGGCCCGGCGTCACCCTCCGCTCCACGCCAAGGAAACGCCTCATCTTGGACGAGAGGATCCCGCTCACGCCAGAAAAAATAGACTTTAGCGACATCAGCACACCCCAGAAATTCAAAATCACCAGCCCTATCAAAGGCACACCACCCATCAAGCGTCCTCGTATAGAGAAAACTCAAGAAGCCGATTTCAAAAGCCCGATTGATATGGCTTTGAAAGGACTTAGCCCGACACAACTGATCAATGTCATTAAAACTATCACTTACAAACACCCAGAAATCGAGAAGGAGATTCGCATGGAAATACCTGTTCCAGATTTAGCGCCTCTCGAAGAACGTTTAAGCTACTTGAAGtgtaacatatttaaaagcTTGCCATCTTCACGTTTGACTTCTAAAACTGATTCGCCGGCGTATTCGAGGGTTGCTACGCATTTAGGCGCGTTTAAGAAGTGCGTTATCGAGCAAGGGAAGACTTTGGTTGAGTCTCAACACTGGAATAGTGTTATGGACTATGTTTTTCTAGCTTGGAGCTATGTACGGGCGACACCTGTGTGGGACCATCAACCACATAACGCGGCTAGAAAGCAATGTTTCAAAGCACTGATCAACTTTTGCATGAGTGCCTTAAAGAAGGCTACGTTTGATAGAGAATTTTTGGTGGATGTGCAGGATAAACTGCAGGGCATGATTTCTGATGCTGAGGAAATACAGTCCTGCCTCAAACATGTTCAAGGACAACTGCAGGTGTTTTAG